In the genome of Devosia rhizoryzae, the window ATGCTTTCGACGGCGGCCTTCAACGGGCTGCTGAAGACGCTCGAAGAGCCGCCGCCCTATGTGAAGTTCATCTTTGCGACCACTGAAATCCGCAAGGTGCCGATCACCATCCTGTCCCGCTGCCAGCGCTTTGATCTTCGGCGCATTCCGGCGGACATAATGTCGGCCTATCTCGAGCAGATCCTCCATCAGGAAAATATCGGCTTCGAGCCCGATGCCCTGGCGATGATCGTGCGGGCCGGCGAAGGATCGGCGCGAGACTCGCTGTCGCTGCTCGACCAGGCGATCGCCCATGGCAATGGCGCGGTCACAGCCGCAACGGTCAAGGCTATGTTGGGCCTCGGCGACCGGGCGCGCATCATCGACCTCTTCGAAGACCTGATGGGCGGGCAGATCGCGACGGCACTGACCTCGCTGCGCGAGCTTTACGATCTTGGAGCCGATCCGCAGACGTTGCTGGCGGACTTGGCCGAATTCACCCATCTCGTTACCCGCATCAAGGTCGTGCCGGCCGCTGCTGACGATGCGTCGCTGACGCCGGACGAACGCAATCGTGGGCGCGATCTGGCTAGCCGCCTGCCCATGCGGGCGCTGACCCGCGCTTGGCAGATCCTGTTCAAGGGCAATGAAGAAACGGCGCGGGCGGGCAATGCGCTGCAAGCGGCGGAAATGACGCTGATCCGGCTCGCCTATGCCGCGGACCTGCCGAGCCCCGACGAGGTGATCGGCAAGCTGACGCAACAAGGGCAGCTGCCGAGCGCTCCAGCCATGGCGCCATTGCCGCCGCGGGCACCGAGCGGTGGCGGCGCGGCTTCGGCGATGCGGATGGAAACGGTTCAGGTTTCGGCCGCACTGATGATGTCGGTGCCGCAGGCACAGGCCGTCGTATCGCCTGTCGCCATTGCCCAAACGCAGGCAGCCCCGCCGCAACCGGCCCTGGCGACGATTTCGAGCTACAAGGATATTATCGCCCTGGCCGTAGCCAAGCGCGACATGCTGCTCAAGATCGCGCTCGAGTCCCAAATGATGCCCGTGGCTTTCGAGCAGGGGCGGATTGAGGTGGCGCTGGTCGAGGGCGCCAATTCGAAGGTGGTCACCGATCTTTCGGCGCGTCTGCAGTTGTGGACCGGCGACCGCTGGCTCGTGACCGTGTCGACCAAGCCTGCCGAAGGCGTGACCATCCGCCAGGAAAAAGAGCAAAAGCAGCAGGCAGCAACTGCAGCGGCGCATGACGACCCTTTGGTCAAAGCCATTTTTGAGACATTTCCCGGGGCCAAGCTGGTCAATGTGACGGTGCGCGACGACGATGCCGCCGTGCCCGACCTGCCGATGGTGCCACCAGAAGAGGACGACGAATGAAAGACATCATGGGCATGATGAAAGCTGCCAGCGAAATGAAAGGCAAGATGGAGGCCATGCAGGCCGAACTTGCCGAGC includes:
- a CDS encoding DNA polymerase III subunit gamma/tau — translated: MAEKQTTPYLVLARKYRPRDFSTLVGQDAMVQTLGNAFAQNRIHHAFILTGVRGVGKTTTARILARAFNYEDETGRHPTLDLSKEGVHCRAIIEGRHVDVVEMDAASNTGIGDIREIIDSVKYGPVSAPYKVYVIDEVHMLSTAAFNGLLKTLEEPPPYVKFIFATTEIRKVPITILSRCQRFDLRRIPADIMSAYLEQILHQENIGFEPDALAMIVRAGEGSARDSLSLLDQAIAHGNGAVTAATVKAMLGLGDRARIIDLFEDLMGGQIATALTSLRELYDLGADPQTLLADLAEFTHLVTRIKVVPAAADDASLTPDERNRGRDLASRLPMRALTRAWQILFKGNEETARAGNALQAAEMTLIRLAYAADLPSPDEVIGKLTQQGQLPSAPAMAPLPPRAPSGGGAASAMRMETVQVSAALMMSVPQAQAVVSPVAIAQTQAAPPQPALATISSYKDIIALAVAKRDMLLKIALESQMMPVAFEQGRIEVALVEGANSKVVTDLSARLQLWTGDRWLVTVSTKPAEGVTIRQEKEQKQQAATAAAHDDPLVKAIFETFPGAKLVNVTVRDDDAAVPDLPMVPPEEDDE